One genomic segment of Helianthus annuus cultivar XRQ/B chromosome 14, HanXRQr2.0-SUNRISE, whole genome shotgun sequence includes these proteins:
- the LOC110903843 gene encoding B3 domain-containing protein At1g49475 — MKSHRRLISPENPVNFLKIILCDDTGSTGLRLPVKFTDEYGKFLSEKVTLKVPNGDVWQVELYKSGDEVWLKNGWGEFAEHYGLKFSNMLVFKYEGCSTFGVIMFNATASEIEYPESKDRFKTPVKPNARKFPVSSDEPETTVSDDDSSYSDESETIVSKDDTSSWLSEDQEHGIKIKDEGECSSKAREIEKGKADFKSDKPFMVYINQSHLTNRGVYLPAEFRRKFSRGHKSDHECSLQLKNDGKLKAWKVVVGRYLGKADWLTFVEDNGVKVGDVLVIEMIHNDKDVLCVSICRSGC, encoded by the exons ATGAAATCACACAGGCGTTTGATATCGCCTGAGAATCCAGTCAACTTTCTCAAGATCATTCTCTGCGATGACACTGGCTCTACAGGCCTT AGGTTACCGGTGAAATTTACGGATGAGTATGGGAAGTTTTTGTCAGAAAAGGTGACACTGAAGGTGCCAAACGGTGACGTTTGGCAAGTTGAATTATATAAATCAGGAGATGAGGTTTGGCTAAAAAATGGGTGGGGTGAGTTTGCAGAGCATTATGGTTTAAAGTTTTCCAACATGTTGGTATTCAAATACGAAGGGTGTTCAACGTTTGGTGTCATTATGTTCAATGCAACTGCATCAGAGATAGAATACCCTGAAAGCAAAGATCGTTTTAAAACCCCGGTTAAACCGAATGCAAGAAAATTCCCGGTTTCTTCTGATGAACCGGAGACTACAGTTTCAGATGATGACTCGTCTTATTCTGATGAATCGGAGACTATAGTTTCAAAAGATGACACTTCTTCGTGGTTGAGTGAAGATCAAGAACATGGGATCAAGATTAAGG ATGAAGGTGAATGTTCAAGTAAAGCAAGGGAGATTGAAAAGGGTAAAGCTGATTTCAAAAGTGATAAACCCTTCATGGTTTATATAAATCAATCACATCTTACTAATCGCGGAGTG TATCTACCAGCGGAGTTCAGAAGGAAGTTCTCGAGGGGTCACAAGAGCGATCACGAATGTTCGCTTCAACTTAAAAATGATGGAAAATTGAAGGCATGGAAGGTTGTTGTAGGTCGTTATTTGGGGAAGGCTGATTGGCTGACGTTTGTTGAAGACAATGGTGTTAAGGTTGGGGATGTCTTGGTTATTGAGATGATTCACAACGACAAAGATGTTCTTTGTGTTAGCATATGTAGATCTGGTTGTTAA
- the LOC110903842 gene encoding extra-large guanine nucleotide-binding protein 1 encodes MVSDGTGPPYSFALEYEGPLPHHALPRALPIDINKIPVAAIIPPSRNSGKLSLPVVQPILASKLSTETIISPISVISFSSNDNSNCNGNGDGEKDLGLGTQTETTVSPVSSSDPDVFISSGEFMDLINGTTGRVDSSGTLGFSDSFDKSKDFSGNSLAFRASNVCKESVDDDFNESNGSRLSFEYPSSRVSCSGKDGEGKDDEAGCDLRRNALIGFPDVESEDEDLGEGVSQVEPAVARVKVRETEVKTRKGACYRCCKGNRFTEKEVCIVCNAKYCVNCVLRAMGSMPEGRKCVTCIGYSIDESKRGKLGKCSRMLKRLLNSLEVRQIMKAEKLCAVNQLPSEYVCVNGKPLCHDELAILQGCPNPPKKLKPGNYWYDKVSGLWGKEGEKPSKIISPHLNVGAPIMPDASNGNTGVFINGREITKVELRMLQLSGVQCAGNPHFWVNDDGSYQEEGQKNTRGYIWGKAGTKLVCAVLSLPVPSKTVYPTGEQLSSNTLGQSLPDYFDQISPRKLLLIGCCGSGTSTIFKQAKILYKDIPFTDEERESIKFIIQSNVYGYLGILLEGRERFEDEALNEIKNTESTGDGVAENEETIYSIPPRLKTFSDWLLKTMVAGNLEDIFPAATREYAPVVEELWNHRAMQATYRRRNELETLPSVSSYFMEQAANILSADYIPSDVDILYAEHVTSSNGLSSVDFSFPSLPDENDDMTDQHNSQLRFQLIRVQARGYGENCKWLEMFEDVRVVIFCVSLSDFDEYAIDADGNLVNKMLLNKKFFTSIVTHPTYDQMEFLLVLNKFDVFEEKLERVPLTCCDWFSDFQPIVSRNSQNKNISSNNINHSPSMGLMASHYVAVQFKKLYSSITDRKLFVSVVKGLEPNSVDQTLKYAKEILIWDEEKPTFNFNEYAIYSTDTGSNSE; translated from the exons atggtTTCCGACGGTACTGGACCACCGTACTCCTTCGCTCTTGAATACGAAGGTCCTCTACCACACCACGCTCTTCCCCGAGCTCTTCCAATCGACATCAACAAGATTCCCGTTGCCGCAATCATTCCCCCTTCTCGTAACAGCGGTAAACTCTCTTTGCCTGTTGTACAACCCATTCTTGCTTCCAAACTCTCCACCGAAACCATTATCTCCCCAATTTCCGTTATCTCATTCAGCAGTAATGATAATTCTAACTGTAATGGTAACGGTGACGGAGAGAAAGATTTAGGGTTAGGTACGCAAACGGAAACCACCGTGTCTCCGGTGAGTTCTAGTGATCCTGATGTGTTTATAAGCTCTGGTGAGTTTATGGATCTGATTAATGGGACAACTGGTAGGGTTGATAGTTCAGGTACTTTAGGGTTTTCGGATAGTTTTGATAAGTCTAAGGACTTTTCTGGAAATTCACTTGCTTTTAGAGCTTCAAATGTTTGTAAAGAGAGTGTGGATGATGATTTTAACGAGTCGAATGGGTCGAGGTTGAGTTTTGAGTATCCGTCGTCTCGGGTTTCGTGTTCTGGTAAAGATGGAGAGGGTAAGGATGATGAGGCGGGTTGTGATTTGAGACGAAACGCGTTGATCGGTTTTCCGGATGTTGAGTCGGAAGATGAGGATTTAGGTGAGGGGGTTAGTCAGGTTGAACCCGCGGTTGCGCGGGTGAAAGTACGAGAGACGGAGGTGAAAACGAGAAAAGGGGCGTGTTATCGGTGTTGTAAAGGAAATAGGTTTACGGAGAAGGAAGTGTGCATCGTTTGTAATGCGAAATATTGTGTCAACTGTGTGCTTAGAGCGATGGGGTCGATGCCGGAAGGAAGAAAGTGTGTTACTTGCATCGGGTATTCGATTGACGAGTCGAAGAGGGGTAAATTGGGGAAATGTTCTCGTATGCTGAAACGGCTTCTTAATAGCTTAGAGGTTAGACAGATAATGAAAGCTGAAAAACTATGTGCGGTTAATCAATTGCCGTCAGAGTATGTTTGTGTCAACGGAAAACCGCTTTGTCACGATGAGCTGGCGATACTGCAAGGCTGCCCTAATCCTCCAAAGAAGCTAAAACCGGGAAATTATTGGTATGATAAAGTATCCGGTCTTTGGGGAAAG GAGGGTGAGAAACCGTCAAAGATTATTAGTCCCCATTTAAACGTTGGGGCCCCGATTATGCCCGATGCTAGCAATGGAAACACAGGTGTTTTCATAAATGGTCGTGAAATAACAAAAGTCGAGCTAAGAATGCTTCAG CTTTCTGGAGTCCAGTGTGCTGGTAATCCACACTTTTGGGTGAATGATGATGGTTCATATCAGGAAGAAGGTCAGAAAAACACTAGAGGGTATATATGGGGAAAA GCTGGAACGAAGCTGGTTTGTGCTGTATTATCTCTTCCAGTTCCGTCTAAAACAGTTTATCCCACTGGAGAGCAATTGAGTAGCAACACGCTTGGTCAATCATTGCCGGATTATTTTGACCAGATTTCCCCTCGTAAACTTCTTTTAATTGGATGTTGTGGATCTGGTACAAGTACCATTTTTAAGCAG GCAAAAATCCTGTATAAAGACATCCCTTTTACCGACGAAGAACGCGAAAGTATCAAATTCATAATCCAAAGCAACGTCTATGGCTACCTTGGGATACTTCTAGAAGGGCGTGAACGCTTTGAAGATGAAGCGTTGAATGAAATTAAGAACACTGAATCTACAG GAGATGGCGTTGCGGAAAACGAGGAAACTATATACTCTATCCCCCCGAGGTTGAAAACGTTTTCTGATTGGCTTCTTAAAACCATGGTGGCTGGTAATTTGGAAGATATATTCCCAGCTGCCACACGGGAATATGCACCGGTTGTTGAAGAACTATGGAATCATCGCGCAATGCAGGCCACTTACAGGAGACGAAATGAATTGGAAACACTCCCAAGTGTTTCTAGTTATTTCATGGAACAG GCTGCCAACATATTGAGCGCGGACTATATACCTTCAGATGTTGACATTTTGTATGCGGAACATGTTACTTCTTCAAACGGGCTTTCTAGTGTCGATTTCTCGTTCCCTTCGTTACCAGATGAAAACGATGACATGACTGATCAACATAATTCTCAACTCAG GTTTCAATTAATAAGAGTGCAAGCAAGAGGATATGGGGAAAATTGCAAATGGCTTGAAATGTTCGAAGATGTTCGTGTTGTCATCTTCTGTGTTTCGTTGAGTGATTTTGATGAGTATGCCATTGATGCAGATGGGAATTTAGTCAACAAAATGTTGCTAAATAAGAAGTTTTTCACAAGCATTGTGACACACCCGACTTATGATCAGATGGAGTTTCTTCTAGTACTAAACAAATTCGATGTGTTTGAGGAGAAACTCGAACGGGTTCCTTTAACTTGCTGTGATTGGTTCAGCGACTTCCAGCCGATAGTCAGCCGAAACAGCCAGAATAAAAACATTAGCAGCAACAACATTAATCATAGCCCTTCAATGGGACTAATGGCTTCACATTACGTCGCTGTGCAGTTCAAGAAGCTATATTCATCGATCACTGATCGTAAGCTGTTTGTTTCAGTGGTTAAGGGATTGGAACCAAACAGTGTGGATCAAACACTCAAGTATGCAAAGGAGATACTTATCTGGGATGAAGAAAAACCTACCTTTAACTTCAATGAATACGCAATTTATAGCACGGATACAGGTTCTAATTCCGAATGA